A stretch of the Chanos chanos chromosome 1, fChaCha1.1, whole genome shotgun sequence genome encodes the following:
- the mcm8 gene encoding LOW QUALITY PROTEIN: DNA helicase MCM8 (The sequence of the model RefSeq protein was modified relative to this genomic sequence to represent the inferred CDS: deleted 1 base in 1 codon): protein MSSQGSGRGSWRGGRCSGSGGWTGRRGGGWYYGGNRGWRGRPWGRGQTNRPPGNVQQRGAVSRVASQNPRGTQATLDITCPYKGWKLYFTEGFVQSSPYVEKVKVFEQYFLSQIDLYDKDEIERKGSILVDYKDLVSNKQLSARLPALAKELKEMPEKMLDCLGLAIHQVLTKDLERHAAELQGQDGLPSGATPIINIPLINARVYNYEPLTPLKTLRANLYGKFVTIRGTVVRVSNIKPLCSKMAFVCNSCGDTQSLPLPDGKFTMPTKCLQTECRGRSFTPNRSSPLTLTVDWQTIKIQELMSDDQRESGRIPRTIECELTQDLVDSCVPGDMVTITGVVKVSNEEGNWRNKKDKCMFLLYIEANSVSNSKGQKSKVASEMECQGASVEFSLKDLYAIQEIQAQDELFKLIVNSLCPAIYGQLLVKAGLALALFGGCQKFVDDKNRIPIRGDPHILVVGDPGLGKSQMLQAVCNVAPRGIYVCGNTTTTSGLTVSLSKDSGSGDYALEAGALVLGDQGICCIDEFDKMGSQHQALLEAMEQQSISLAKAGIVCTLPARTSILAAANPVGGHYNKGKTVSENLKMGSALLSRFDLVFILLDTPNEDHDHLLSEHVMAMRTGKSGAFSSATIFRHSTQEPNVSILEMSSDKPLADRLKVAPGENFDPIPHQLLRKYVGYARHYVHPTLSAEAAKVLQDFYLELRKQNHSANSTPITTRQIESLIRLTEARARLELREKATQSDAEDVVEIMKHSLADTYSDEFGRLDFDRSQLGSGMSNRSKVKKFVSALNQVAERSRKTLFETQELRQLAKELQIQVVDFEGFISVLNEQGYLLKKGNKTYQLQTI, encoded by the exons atgagcAGTCAGGGGTCTGGAAGAGGGTCGTGGAGAGGAGGCAGATGCAGTGGTTCAGGTGGATGGACAGGAAGGAGAGGTGGAGGCTGGTACTATGGAGGGAATAGAGGTTGGAGAGGACGTCCCTGGGGCAGGGGCCAGACAAACCGTCCACCTGGCAATGTTCAGCAGCGTG GTGCAGTTTCACGCGTTGCATCACAAAATCCTAGAGGTACTCAAGCAACTTTAGACATTACATGTCCATACAAAGGATGGAAGCTGTACTTCACTGAAG GTTTTGTCCAAAGTTCTCCATATGTAGAGAAGGTCAAGGTATTTGAACAGTATTTCCTGTCACAAATTGACCTTTATGATAAG GATGAGATTGAAAGGAAAGGGAGCATCCTTGTGGACTACAAAGATCTGGTGTCAAACAAACAGCTGTCTGCACGTCTGCCTGCTTTAGCCAAGGAGCTCAAAGAAATGCCT GAGAAGATGCTTGACTGCCTAGGCTTGGCTATTCACCAG GTATTGACCAAAGACTTAGAGAGACACGCAGCTGAACTACAGGGCCAAGATGGGCTTCCTAGCGGTGCTACACCTATTATCAACATCCCCCTCATAAATGCCAG GGTGTACAACTATGAACCACTGACtccactgaaaacactgagagCCAATCTGTATGGTAAATTTGTGACAATCAGAGGAACAGTAGTGAGAGTGAGCAACATTAAACCTCTCTGCAGTAAGATGGCTTTTGTTTGCAACAGCTGTGGTGACACACAGAGTCTTCCCTTGCCAGATGGAAAGTTTACCATGCCTACCAAG TGTCTTCAAACAGAGTGTCGAGGTCGATCTTTCACGCCAAATAGAAGTTCACCGCTAACTCTCACTGTTGACTGGCAGACCATAAA GATTCAGGAGTTAATGTCAGATGACCAGAGAGAATCTGGACGGATTCCTCGCACCATTGAGTGCGAGCTCACACAGGACCTTGTGGACAGCTGTGTACCAGGAGATATGGTCACAATCACAGGCGTCGTTAAAGTGTCCAATGAAGAAG GAAACTGGAGAAATAAGAAGGATAAATGCATGTTCCTGCTTTACATTGAGGCAAACTCTGTCAGTAACTCCAAAGGGCAGAAATCCAAGGTCGCTTCAGAAATGGAATGCCAAGGTGCATCTGTGGAGTTTTCCTTGAAAGACCTCTATGCCATCCAGGAGATTCAAGCACAAGATGAGCTGTTCAAGCTAATTGTTAA TTCTCTTTGCCCAGCAATATATGGACAATTG CTGGTGAAAGCAGGGCTGGCTCTGGCTTTATTTGGAGGCTGTCAGAAATTTGTGGATGACAAAAATCGAATCCCCATTAGAGGGGACCCTCATATACTTGTTGTGGGTGACCCTGGTCTTGGAAAAAGTCAGATGTTACAG GCCGTGTGTAATGTTGCCCCGCGTGGTATCTATGTGTGCGGAAACACAACAACCACGTCAGGACTCACCGTCTCTTTGTCCAAGGACAGTGGCTCTGGAGACTACGCGTTAGAGGCAGGAGCACTTGTATTAGGAGATCAAG GCATCTGTTGCATCGATGAGTTTGATAAAATGGGTAGTCAGCACCAGGCCTTGTTAGAAGCTATGGAACAACAGAGCATCAGCCTAGCCAAAGCTGGCATTGTCTGCACCCTGCCAGCTCGGACATCCATCTTAGCAGCTGCCAACCCAGTGGGAGGACACTACAATAagggaaaaacagtctctgagaATCTAAA AATGGGAAGTGCTCTCCTGTCCAGGTTCGACCTGGTCTTCATCCTGTTGGATACACCTAATGAGGACCATGATCACCTGCTGTCAGAGCATGTAATGGCCATGCGTACAGGCAAGAGTGGAGCTTTCAGCAGTGCCACCATTTTCAGACACAGCACGCAGGAACCCAACGTCTCCATTCTAGAGATGTCATCAGACAAGCCTCTTGCCGACAGACTCAAG GTTGCTCCTGGTGAGAATTTCGACCCCATTCCTCACCAACTCCTGCGTAAGTACGTGGGCTATGCAAGGCACTACGTCCACCCTACACTCTCAGCAGAGGCCGCAAAGGTGCTGCAGGATTTCTACTTGGAGCTACGCAAACAGAATCACTCTGCTAACAGCACACCTATTACCACCCGTCAGATAGAGTCCCTTATCCGCCTCACTGAG GCGAGAGCACGGCTGGAGTTAAGAGAGAAAGCAACACAAAGTGATGCAGAAGATGTGGTAGAGATTATGAAACACAG CTTGGCAGACACCTACTCGGATGAATTTGGCCGGCTTGATTTTGACCGATCTCAGCTAGGTTCTGGAATGAGCAATAGATCCAAAGTTAAAAAATTTGTGTCTGCTTTGAACCAAGTAGCTGAACGCTCCCGCAAAACCCTGTTTGAGACCCAGGAACTGAGGCAGCTGGCCAAAGAGCTACAAATTCAG GTTGTTGACTTTGAGGGCTTCATCAGTGTGCTAAATGAACAAGGTTACCTGCTGAAAAAGGGAAACAAGACTTATCAGCTTCAGACCATTTGA